Proteins from a genomic interval of Cyprinus carpio isolate SPL01 chromosome A21, ASM1834038v1, whole genome shotgun sequence:
- the LOC109076482 gene encoding uncharacterized protein LOC109076482 isoform X2 → MSRAHGRARALKAFTSAALRRIKAKITSSQAPAHVRHSSLRVMRGTLVVIFQALLWPVSASALFTVSLQESNYEAKLHEDVRLECLFSSVESPSNLTVIWSRVEPKQAVEVYRLERGKENHLYTSAMFIQRAQLIHEQLKKNRAVLHLKKLQIKDSGTYRCIVKVKDDGDYKQVTLSVTAPYAPIKKAIMKTGQDEVELSCESQGFPSAQVIWSGGQQHTNLTEMSNSTTRSTDEDLIHIISKLTVKRDLVNNYTCSFLVKGETQQTATFSIPDELPSHCSTPYVWIVAVVVVLLAIVFISVILRQKNRLNESSKCAFLFPHASSATTDSLLTVNENTLQICDMNTEESTEKPQSLRNVLIRQYSQLYTNAEMKSTLVSYALLNKEGRSLHISSILPDKKETILLLGEPGSGKASVAQILSSCWAESTMTDPFNIRRLHLVFHVDCSRAKGDFFQVVKSNISHEKPLDVSEFRETLLGTTDCLLILDGYQEGNKDLDETLEWFLTERQTCRVLVTSHPGKCPALEKNTRTVFQLIQKPDESGS, encoded by the exons ATGAGCAGAGCTCACGGAAGAGCACGCGCTTTAAAGGCGTTTACATCTGCTGCTCTCCGCAGAATCAAAGCAAAGATCACCAGCTCACAGGCACCTGCTCATGTGCGCCATTCTTCATTAA GGGTCATGAGGGGGACGCTGGTCGTCATATTTCAGGCTCTGCTGTGGCCTGTCTCAGCATCAG CCCTGTTTACAGTCAGTTTACAGGAGAGCAACTATGAAGCAAAGCTACATGAGGACGTCAGACTAGAGTGTTTGTTCTCCTCGGTTGAAAGTCCTTCCAACCTCACTGTCATATGGAGCCGAGTCGAGCCGAAGCAGGCTGTGGAGGTGTATCGGCTGGAGAGAGGCAAAGAGAATCACTTATACACCAGTGCCATGTTCATACAGCGCGCACAGCTCATCCACGAACAGCTGAAGAAAAACCGAGCGGTGCTGCACTTGAAGAAGCTCCAGATAAAAGATTCAGGCACATACCGGTGTATCGTGAAAGTGAAAGATGATGGAGACTACAAGCAAGTCACGCTCAGTGTTACAG CTCCTTATGCTCCCATTAAGAAAGCCATCATGAAGACGGGTCAGGATGAGGTCGAGCTCTCCTGTGAGTCTCAGGGATTCCCGTCCGCTCAGGTTATCTGGAGCGGTGGTCAGCAGCACACAAACCTCACGGAGATGTCCAACAGCACGACACGATCTACAGACGAAGATCTCATCCACATCATCAGCAAGCTGACGGTCAAACGAGACCTCGTGAACAACTACACCTGCTCTTTCCTCGTGAAGGGTGAAACCCAGCAGACGGCCACCTTCAGCATCCCAG ATGAACTCCCTTCTCACTGTTCTACTCCATATGTGTGGATTGTTGCCGTGGTTGTCGTGCTTTTAGCCATCGTCTTCATCTCCGTCATTCTGC GTCAGAAAAACAGACTAAATGAATCATCTAAATGTGCTTTCCTCTTCCCACATGCATCCTCGGCCACCACTGATT CTTTATTGACAGTGAACGAGAACACGCTGCAAATATGTGACATGAATACAGAAG AATCTACAGAAAAACCTCAATCCCTGAGGAACGTGCTTATACGACAGTATTCACAGCTCTACACAAACGCTGAGATGAAAAGCACACTTGTGTCATATGCACTTCTCAACAA AGAAGGCCGTTCTCTACACATCAGCTCCATTCTGCCTGATAAGAAAGAAACCATTCTTCTGCTTGGAGAACCAGGCAGTGGGAAAGCCAGCGTGGCCCAAATCCTGTCGTCCTGCTGGGCTGAAAGTACAATGACAGACCCCTTCAACATCCGCCGGCTCCATCTGGTTTTCCACGTGGACTGTAGCCGAGCGAAAGGAGACTTTTTCCAGGTGGTAAAGTCCAACATTTCTCATGAAAAACCACTAGATGTGTCTGAGTTCAGAGAGACACTTCTGGGCACAACAGACTGTTTGCTCATCCTGGATGGATATCAAGAGGGAAACAAGGACCTGGATGAAACACTCGAATGGTTTCTAACAGAGCGGCAGACATGCAGGGTGTTAGTGACGTCACATCCAGGAAAATGTCCAGCTCTGGAGAAAAACACCAGGACAGTATTCCAACTTATTCAGAAACCGGACGAGTCTGGATCATGA
- the LOC109076482 gene encoding T-lymphocyte activation antigen CD86-like isoform X1, translating to MSRAHGRARALKAFTSAALRRIKAKITSSQAPAHVRHSSLRVMRGTLVVIFQALLWPVSASALFTVSLQESNYEAKLHEDVRLECLFSSVESPSNLTVIWSRVEPKQAVEVYRLERGKENHLYTSAMFIQRAQLIHEQLKKNRAVLHLKKLQIKDSGTYRCIVKVKDDGDYKQVTLSVTAPYAPIKKAIMKTGQDEVELSCESQGFPSAQVIWSGGQQHTNLTEMSNSTTRSTDEDLIHIISKLTVKRDLVNNYTCSFLVKGETQQTATFSIPDELPSHCSTPYVWIVAVVVVLLAIVFISVILRKRKNGQKNRLNESSKCAFLFPHASSATTDSLLTVNENTLQICDMNTEESTEKPQSLRNVLIRQYSQLYTNAEMKSTLVSYALLNKEGRSLHISSILPDKKETILLLGEPGSGKASVAQILSSCWAESTMTDPFNIRRLHLVFHVDCSRAKGDFFQVVKSNISHEKPLDVSEFRETLLGTTDCLLILDGYQEGNKDLDETLEWFLTERQTCRVLVTSHPGKCPALEKNTRTVFQLIQKPDESGS from the exons ATGAGCAGAGCTCACGGAAGAGCACGCGCTTTAAAGGCGTTTACATCTGCTGCTCTCCGCAGAATCAAAGCAAAGATCACCAGCTCACAGGCACCTGCTCATGTGCGCCATTCTTCATTAA GGGTCATGAGGGGGACGCTGGTCGTCATATTTCAGGCTCTGCTGTGGCCTGTCTCAGCATCAG CCCTGTTTACAGTCAGTTTACAGGAGAGCAACTATGAAGCAAAGCTACATGAGGACGTCAGACTAGAGTGTTTGTTCTCCTCGGTTGAAAGTCCTTCCAACCTCACTGTCATATGGAGCCGAGTCGAGCCGAAGCAGGCTGTGGAGGTGTATCGGCTGGAGAGAGGCAAAGAGAATCACTTATACACCAGTGCCATGTTCATACAGCGCGCACAGCTCATCCACGAACAGCTGAAGAAAAACCGAGCGGTGCTGCACTTGAAGAAGCTCCAGATAAAAGATTCAGGCACATACCGGTGTATCGTGAAAGTGAAAGATGATGGAGACTACAAGCAAGTCACGCTCAGTGTTACAG CTCCTTATGCTCCCATTAAGAAAGCCATCATGAAGACGGGTCAGGATGAGGTCGAGCTCTCCTGTGAGTCTCAGGGATTCCCGTCCGCTCAGGTTATCTGGAGCGGTGGTCAGCAGCACACAAACCTCACGGAGATGTCCAACAGCACGACACGATCTACAGACGAAGATCTCATCCACATCATCAGCAAGCTGACGGTCAAACGAGACCTCGTGAACAACTACACCTGCTCTTTCCTCGTGAAGGGTGAAACCCAGCAGACGGCCACCTTCAGCATCCCAG ATGAACTCCCTTCTCACTGTTCTACTCCATATGTGTGGATTGTTGCCGTGGTTGTCGTGCTTTTAGCCATCGTCTTCATCTCCGTCATTCTGCGTAAGAGAAAAAACG GTCAGAAAAACAGACTAAATGAATCATCTAAATGTGCTTTCCTCTTCCCACATGCATCCTCGGCCACCACTGATT CTTTATTGACAGTGAACGAGAACACGCTGCAAATATGTGACATGAATACAGAAG AATCTACAGAAAAACCTCAATCCCTGAGGAACGTGCTTATACGACAGTATTCACAGCTCTACACAAACGCTGAGATGAAAAGCACACTTGTGTCATATGCACTTCTCAACAA AGAAGGCCGTTCTCTACACATCAGCTCCATTCTGCCTGATAAGAAAGAAACCATTCTTCTGCTTGGAGAACCAGGCAGTGGGAAAGCCAGCGTGGCCCAAATCCTGTCGTCCTGCTGGGCTGAAAGTACAATGACAGACCCCTTCAACATCCGCCGGCTCCATCTGGTTTTCCACGTGGACTGTAGCCGAGCGAAAGGAGACTTTTTCCAGGTGGTAAAGTCCAACATTTCTCATGAAAAACCACTAGATGTGTCTGAGTTCAGAGAGACACTTCTGGGCACAACAGACTGTTTGCTCATCCTGGATGGATATCAAGAGGGAAACAAGGACCTGGATGAAACACTCGAATGGTTTCTAACAGAGCGGCAGACATGCAGGGTGTTAGTGACGTCACATCCAGGAAAATGTCCAGCTCTGGAGAAAAACACCAGGACAGTATTCCAACTTATTCAGAAACCGGACGAGTCTGGATCATGA